AGTGGAGATCGACACCGCGCATGCCTGTGACACATTTGACAGACGAACCTCTCGCGATGATCCATCGCCGTCGTGGTGGCAGGGATGGGATGGGTTGTTCAAAGGGGTGTTCCAGGCCCAGTCTGGTGTTAGCTGCCCAGCAGCGAAGGAAaacgcagcagcgaaggaaAACGCGTGTGAACTCGAGGACGCCGATTTGCAACATCCATTTTGCCACTTGGTAggggaagaggaaggagatcCGCTAAACTGGGAGGGGGCGCCCACAACACCAGCGTGTCTGCCGGAGTTTCTGGGGGGCCTCGACAGGCGCTGTCAGCTAGGCGCACCTGCGCCCGAAATGGCCGCTGCCCGCAGCGAAAAGCATCTGACCCTCCAAGGGTGGTCTTTGGGAAGCCCACTGGCAGGACGGAAGGGTTTTTCGTTTGCGCCTGTGTCTCCTGCGtcatcctcgtcgtcttGCCACCTGTTCCTGAGTTCGGGTTCCGCTCaggaggaagacgatgaAGTCGACGAGGAGTGGGACTTCCTTGTGAATGAAGAACAGATGGATGCAGTTCTCGAAGCTGCACTCGCTTCGTCGACGTTAAGGAACTGTCTTTCGGAGTTCCACCGCCctgcagaggcagccgctccttcagccgccagcgagccGAGTCAGGCCGTCAGCGTCTCGAACCCCTCAGCTCTCAATTCGCTGTCTCCACAAGCCAtggcggagctgcgcgagcgactgAAGTCAACTCTGAGAGAGAAGATGCTCAAATGCCGGCACCACTTTCGCAGTCTGAAAAGAGCGATCCGCGCCAGAGACATACAACGCGTGAGGCGCGACCTCGCGGATCTCGCAGAGCTCGGGGGACCTGAAGTCTCAGGAATCTGGGCCAGCGTGAAAGTGGGGTTAGGTGTGGCGACTCTCGCATCAGGGCACATCTTCATGGGAGGGGTCATGCTTGCCATGGCAGCAAGCGCTGTAGGGTCTGCCGTTCTTTGGGGCCGCCATCGCGACATGTTTCGTCGTTGGATggctggcgaagaagaggctgcgaCAGGAGATGTAGAGTGCGAGTGTGGTCATTCGAGCGAAGGCCGAGAAACAGAGGACGCTGAACACCGAGTAGAACAACAGGATGCTCGCCAAGACGAATGCAGGCG
The Besnoitia besnoiti strain Bb-Ger1 chromosome VIII, whole genome shotgun sequence genome window above contains:
- a CDS encoding hypothetical protein (encoded by transcript BESB_083910), with the translated sequence MAVHKQPADGGSGAGPPRGTCAHQSTAVKQKDCEILAEALRNSAIRIACAKEADRGRLSSEEDEQPDPLEYLPEALDIWTRENEADSAGSNGQISRSLSWCSSLFEEVAAALVAAAAAENLGRWKDRTPKEDAGKVTVEGESGGEERSEHPQTEGCCWWGTVQREGSKGMKRVSQLGRPDWWQGLTVTEDEGRSGFNETNEKGRKPRSCEGCSPSRCPPCGEESCKQCRVETEVLHYAALAGTGQRRMSWLKSSCTALIKSEQPVEIDTAHACDTFDRRTSRDDPSPSWWQGWDGLFKGVFQAQSGVSCPAAKENAAAKENACELEDADLQHPFCHLVGEEEGDPLNWEGAPTTPACLPEFLGGLDRRCQLGAPAPEMAAARSEKHLTLQGWSLGSPLAGRKGFSFAPVSPASSSSSCHLFLSSGSAQEEDDEVDEEWDFLVNEEQMDAVLEAALASSTLRNCLSEFHRPAEAAAPSAASEPSQAVSVSNPSALNSLSPQAMAELRERLKSTLREKMLKCRHHFRSLKRAIRARDIQRVRRDLADLAELGGPEVSGIWASVKVGLGVATLASGHIFMGGVMLAMAASAVGSAVLWGRHRDMFRRWMAGEEEAATGDVECECGHSSEGRETEDAEHRVEQQDARQDECRRRQPVSQDAGTRNDINARLGFTKAGENSLDGLEGRTRQAAYAVQAITGPCSAYEYADTEARDATSASEGI